CGACGCGCTACGCGTGGGAGCGGGATCACTCTACCCCGCGCTCCAGCGCCTGGAAGAGCGTGGGCTGCTGGTGAGTGAATGGGGCGTTACCGAGGAGAACCGCCGGGCCAAGTACTACAAGCTGACTGCGGCTGGCCGCAGCGCACTCGGGGAGGAGTCGCGGAGCTGGCAGGAGTACGTGCGGATGATGGACACCATCCTGCGCACCACCTGATTGGGAGAGGACCGCATGGAGTGGATCACGCGATGGCGGAAGCGCCTGCGTGTGCTCATCCGCCGGGAAGAGGTGGAGCGCGAGCTGGAGGAGGAGTTCGCCTTCCATCTCGAGATGGAGACGCGGAACAACATCCGCGCCGGAATGACCCCGGAAGCCGCCAGGCGGCAGGCGGTGCTGACCTTCGGCGGACGCGAGCGGTTCCGCGAAGAGGTGCGCGACGCGCGCTGGTTTGCACCGGTGATCGAGCTAACGCCCGACGTAAAGCTCGCCCTGCGCATGCTGGCGAAGCACCCGGTGCTCTCCGTGACCGGCGCGCTCGGGATGGCCGTCGGCGTTGCCATCGCAACGGGCTTCTTCAGCTTCATGGCGTTCTACTACTCGGCCCCGCCGCTCGACGAGGGTGACCGGATCGTCGGGCTCGACTACCTCGATATGAGCAACGAGGACTGCTTCTGCACGACCCTCTTCGACCTGGACACCTGGAGGGGGAGCCAGCGGTC
This is a stretch of genomic DNA from Longimicrobiaceae bacterium. It encodes these proteins:
- a CDS encoding PadR family transcriptional regulator, with amino-acid sequence MPPHASNDILRGTLDLLILKALSLEPMHGWSIAQRLEQLSGDALRVGAGSLYPALQRLEERGLLVSEWGVTEENRRAKYYKLTAAGRSALGEESRSWQEYVRMMDTILRTT